The genome window TCACATTTTCTATCTCTAATTAAAACAGAATACCCTATGGAATATCTTTGCATCATTTACCCGGTTTCATTAATTCTGGCTGCTGAAGTTAATTGCAATTCACTCTGGTAAAATGAGAGCTCAGTATAAGCTTTTAGCATACTCAGTGAGACTTACAAATAGTCATCTGCTAGGTGGTAAACAGTAAACAGTCTTGTTTATTGCAAATAATCTTagccaataaatgttatttatgctCCATTtaagaataaagatgttaatctTAGATCACAAAATGATCTTTTTGTTAAAGCTAAAAGCAATTCTGCTTTGATTAGTTGCAAATGCAAATATTACCcaacttctttctccttctttgatagttgtatagaaataaaactaaacataagAATGTAAGCCAAACCCACTACAAATGAAACTGCACTACAGGCCCAGTATCTTCAGTGATTTCTAGATGATTTCTATGCTCAAACCTTCATTCTATCCTCTCTTCCTAAACagaattggttttttttcttgttttgttttttggttttgagtCACTTTTATTACACAAGGGATTCATATTCTTTATAGAGAAATCAAGTaatcaaataatccaaaaatagattaaaaagcaGCCATAATTCCACCTCTCAGATATATTATCACTGTATCTATTTTATAGTAtagctttcatatatatatttttaacatctttattggagtataattgctttacaatgttgtgttagtttctgctgtataacagtgcctcagctatatgtatatatatatccccatatcccctcctttttgcgtctccctcccaccctccctatcccacccctctaggtggtcacaaagccccgagctgatctccctgtgctatttggctgcttcccactagctattttacatttggtagtgtgtatatgtccatgccactctctcacttcgtcccagcttccccttccccctccccatgtccctaaacagaattttaagaagATAGCCAAGATAAAATGAGAATCTGATTTAGACTTAGGTCCCAAATTTACAGCTTCAATGATTTAGGAAAATTCCTTGGCAACtatactgagcctcagttttcacatttgtaaaaGGGTGAGGATTAAAAAAACTGATACTTCTGGAAATGCCTGTCATTCTGattggatattttttaaatgttaactgaaatttaaatgtataaattataaaaagaagatgacaaaaaggcctattatcattttattacccagataaaccctggtggtccactgataGGAGAAGGGGCTTCTCTAAGTAGTTTTCTTCATCCTGATTTCTAGACACTCCCTTCTTTAATCTGCTTTTGGAGGCAGCGGGTGACATTTTGGCAAGttttattcaatttctttatgCCTTGATTTTAGGAAAGAAGAATAGTAGCTGTGCTGAGCTCTGCCAGGTCAGATAGAATTTTGGagtattctctttctctctcttgtagacagccactGTCATTTGGTAAACCATAAGCCTTCCTTTGCTTTGACTGTGGTTAGTGTGTTTGCTGGAtttctagaatatatattttagtgtTTACTTGTTTAGATTGAAAAGATTgggctatatttttaaaactttattccttCATTTTGGAAGGTCTTTTAAGTTGTGATATTGCATGCAAGAGAGCTAACGGAATTCTGGACTCCATATTTtcgtttttacctttttttttttttttttctcagacttTGAACCAACAATGGCTAAGAATGAAAGGAACTCAGacccaaatattttttcccttgtaaagcacagagaatatggtaaaaaatgaaattgggaaattgttttgctctcttcctcctcctttttggtCAGTTACCTCAGTCGTCCACCTCACTTTGTATTTCTAGCCTGGCTTCAGAAAGACCTGAATTTGATGAACTACACACTGTTGGAGTAGTAGATTGCTAGAAGGAACCAAGATCCAGACAACCTTAAATGGCGGCTTCATGGAATTATATTCAAGAAGGATGGTCCAGCCAATTTCCTCACTTCCATTGTGAAAGGAGTTCCCTATTCCTAAGAAAATGGACCTATGTCCGACTGACACAGAAGATGGAGATTTATCCCAgtgcatttatatatgtatatatattaaaattatgtatatatatatatatatatatttatatatatataatgcctaATGGAAACATCTCAGATggtctattttgtgttttttctttaattttacttataaaattgtgaacattttttaactcaaaagaggagaaccttaaaaattaattaaaaagacattCTCACTAGTCTAAGGTTCAGAGTGACTTGGCAGAGAAAATTGCTGAATGGTTAGATAACAGTGCTGGTATGCTTGGCTACTGTAACATTTTCCATTTGAGTTTCTCTTCTTTGAAATTACAAGAACTATATGACTCAAGAGAAAGATTGATAATTAGGAATATTCTGCTTGCTTTTTATATAGCTTATTGaagaacattttaattaattatttggaggtcataggaaggaacctTCATGATCTAACTTTTGAACAAGTAGTGTTGCAACACAAAGCTATGActtcaaattaaaaaggaaatttgaaatgACCTATTTCTTTTGGCATCTCAATCCAGATATCTGTCAGTAAAATGAGTCACTTTTCAGTCAAATGGCTGGTcagcaatataattttttattgggaAGCTGAAAGACACCATTGCCAAACAGAGCATCTGCAGTGTTAACATCTATATTTGAGCATCTTTCGTTTTCCCAAGGGGTGCAGATGagaagaaggaaggcagagaaatgCACTTGAATAAAGCTTTTCAAGATGGATAGAACAGAGAGCATTCCCAGAGGCAGGTCAAGTTCAACCCAAGAACAACTCTCTCAGTGCTTTCACAACTAGTTAAAATACAAGACCAGTAGTAACTCAGCTCTCAAATCAGTGCTGAAATCAAGCAGAAGGTTGTTAATATTGATATGGTTAACATACATCAAATAGGATTACTGAATTTTCTGAATCCAAAAGTTCTCCACAGTGTTGACATTTCCTTACTGAACTCCCAGGACTGTTTGGTTTCAAAGGCTGTTGGGCTCAAGacgcattttgttttaaataatcctTCATAAAAAGTTCAGCTTTCAGTCTAATATGATTGAAACCCAGCTTGAGTGTGTTTTATAATGCACTGAACTGGAAAGACTATGGGCATTGAATTATTCAAAACATGGTAGGCGAAGGAGTGATATGTGGGGAGGAGGTGATCAGAGAGATCAGCGAGACTTGCTATGTcttgttatctcattttatttaccttttagaactcttccaaatattagaggaaagaaatcaatatCAATTTTCACCTGTCACGTTCCACCCTTCAATTATTAATGAATGTCAAATTTGACCACAGTTTTCTGTACCACCTGCTCTGCAATAATATTTCTGAgcctttattaaaaatgtaaaattgtcaTTGAATTTCCAAATATGATTCTCCAGTGGCTAATTCAGCTTGTTTTATTAATAAGCAAGTTCCGATGAGTAATACTAATTTAATACGCCTGCATGTAAGGTTAAAGTGTAAATTATTCCTGCCGAAGGTGATGAGATATGACTGCGATGTGGTGGTAGGGCACTCACCTTCCTGAACGAACCCTGCAAGCACACAGTTCTTGGGAGAAACCAGTACTTCATATAGTAGCAAATCTGATATTATTTTGCATGTCTCCTGTAGCAGtggaatgcacacacacacacacacacacacacacacaaacatgatcATGGGTGAAAAAACACATGCGCACCTTAGATGCTTACATTAATTTCTGAATATAGTTCTCCGGAAAGAAAAAGCTTTACTgatgatttgtatttttatagtttattattttatccaTACTAAAACACTTCATGAAATCACTTACTGTTTTGTTGTCCATGGAATCCTTTCAATTTTGAGATGCTAAATAGAAATCGAAATAATGATTATAGTCCTTGGCCATGAAAGACTAAGTTACAGAGAACCTGGTGACTGGAGGTCAGAGCTGCCACGGAATTATTCTCTGCTCCAGAGACCATTAGAATATCACTGTGTACCCACTTAAGGATAGAATGCTGCTACTGAGAAACTAGCTCTCTTTTATTTCTACTAAAAGGAGAGAACAGTAGGGGACCTTGGCTGTGTGAGTGTATGAGACTTTCTCTGTTTTGTACAATAAGCCAAAAACTATACATGAAATAGCTTCGGGCCTTTTGTCTTTTGTACCCAGCTCTTTCCTGTATTGCTCCTGATCAATTACACTTAAATCAACAAGAGTTGCTTGAACATTTTGACAGTTATGTGCCCCATACcctgaagcatttttaaagggttaCTGAGATAAAGCTAATTCAAAAAATACTCCCTCCAAATTTTTTCAGGGTGGCATCAATGAAAGTAACTTAGAGGAAAGAAACTAGACCTTGAGTTCCTGGCCTACCACTCTAAGGCCAGGCAAGCATAAACCTTCATAGTAAAACCTAAGTTTGCTCCCAGTTGAGAATTTGGTTTCCATGgtcttatataaaaatatatggagACTTAAATTTCCTATAAGCCCTTTCCAAAGAGTAAATACAGTTGATCATTCGTAAGAGATGATGAAAATTACAATTTTGTTGAATAGgtggaatatatattatatataatatatatatttatttttaatatatatataaaatacataaagttaCTATTCAGAGTCCTAAAACATGGATTTTTCTTACTTACTAAGAATGAACAGTAACTTGATCTCTAAACACAATAAATCACCTGGTCATAGCAGAATCATAACAAATATTTGATATCAGAATGAATTCACTGTTTAGGTGTAAAGAGGGAATACCttcagttttcctctttcttgtaCCCCATTATTGTATCCTGGACAGAGGggattttcttgattttaatctAAAGGAGAAATGTTCACTTTTGTTAAGATGGAAATTGACAACCTCAGTAGGCAGAGGCACTGTTTTTATTTGGCTGAATTCATGTTTCTAGTGATAATTCAAGGTGTAATAGGGTTTTCTCTGCCACtccaaaatctgaaaatgatAAGCATCTCACCAGAGTTTCAGGACGACCCATTACCTATTCTGTGGAAAGGATATTCAAAATACCAtgcttcatcagtgtcttctttgACTTATTCATCAATGGACAACTACTGAGTTAAGACAGTGTCTTATCCTtgcttcaaaaaaacaaaaacaaaaaaaccccacaaacacaaaaaaactgtTAACGATGAAAACTTATTATGCCAGGCCTTAGTATGGCCTGACTTGGAAATTTAGTTTCAGAGGCTTTTGTGAATGTACCAAGGAAAGAGGACCTAGGTGTATCTTATTCCCACAGGCcgccaataaatatttgcttaacggagaaaaaattaatatatagtataGGAGAGAACCTGACAGATGCTTAACATTATTGAGTGATAGCAATGCCCAAACTCATCTGTGATCAAACACTATGAAAGTATCCTCCTAAGGATAAACTTATTACAAATAAGAAGTGAAAATTCAATTATGGAGATATTTTCAGTTTCAGTTCTGATATGCAAAAAGCTTGGAAGTTGTCACTGTATCTTGTCCTTACAAGATaatgctgtacaaaatgaaaatcaatgacttttctcAGACGTGGTTAATAAAACATGTAActgtgaaagaattttaaaactgtaattatgtatatgtatatatgtgtctcTGAAAAATCTGTgtcaaagaaaactgaggctatcagtatgaactcatttaCCTCTATATCTTCTTACCTTTATTTCCTCCCAAACTTACCAGTATCCATCCAACTCGAAGGATACAAGTGATTTTTATATACTGTGcaaggtttttttcttattcatatgTCCATGTTTCCCCAATTCTCTAAATTATTATCTACATCTTCAGGATCTCCTTTATCGGTTCcttcatttcaacatataaaatataagtcCTTCTCAttctaaaaaattcttttttgctaattattttctcttttcatccaaACTCCTTCAGAGCAGCCTATTCCCACTGTCTTCACTAGCCCCGCCTGGCCCCAACAGGCAGCCCTATGCCCTCAATTTATTGCCATCTGGCTTTCTTGTCCACCACTTCACTGAATTGCTCTAAGGTCACTGGGGACCTAAATCCAATGGACACTTACATTCTCTGAAGGATGATGCTGTCATCTACttcctccttcttgaaactctatcacctctctccttcccagaaTTCTTTCTCTGCTTATTACTTAAACGTTGTCAGTACTCACAATTTTCTGAAATCTCAtccattttcatgattttaatgACTGCTGATATGTGCTGATGACATtcaaatttttatctttccatGTCTTCACATGCAGGTCCAGTTATCTACCAGTTTGTCTCCTGAATTCTACAGGTGCTTTAAAATTCAACGTGTCCAGAACTAAAGTCTTTTCCCCAATTCAGTTCTTTATCCCCTATTTCCAAACTCAATGATACCACCACCCAAACTTAGTCACACAGATGTGGGTTCAGCCTCCGCCTCCTACTTCTTCCTTACTTCCCAAGATCAAGTCTTGTTTGCAATTTCCTAAATACAATTAGAACTTATTTCCTCCCTTCATCTATATCTTATTTCAGACCCCTTTCTTCTTGCTGTTACCTGGTCTAGAAGTTACCAAATTGCTGTTTGGTGGAACCAGTTGTTAGGCAGTTCTATTAAAAAAGGACTCTAGAGTCAAATAGCTTTGAGGATGGCTGTGTACCATACGCCTGCTGTGATGATCCAGAATGAACAGTAGCCTACAGCAGCCCCGAGAAGCTGTACAGTAAGCAAACCTGATTAACTTTACTTAAGCCAGGTTCTCCCTTCTGCCGGCCTATAAACCTTTCagtaggggcaggaaaggaggtGGCAGCGTGAAAGTCCcacttgaaaataaaaaacactgctCCTCAGAAGAGTGGGGCATAATTGTCTCCAGGCTTCTTCAAATTCCTCATCCATACTGACGTCAGTGGTCTAAAATGCCACCTGAACTTGTCCTTTCCATTCTTAGCTATTTTCTGAGGAAACCAGCTCCATGCACATGGATGGCTAagaccctctcccctcctcctcgctGCCTCCTTTAGCGGCGCTTGCCACTGCCTGGTGACACTGCACTgatgctccagagcctgtgcctgTGGCTCCGTAACACACCCCTCGCACACTCACGGCTCTGGACTTCCGCTGTCCTCTCTGCCTTGAGTGTCCTTGCCCTTCACCGGCTGACTCACCAGTTTTTCACGAGTCCTTTAAGACTTAGCTTAGGGACTGCCTCTTTCGATGACTTTTCTTTGCCTCACAGCTCCCCCTCTTCTTCCACAAACACTGACTAAACGCCCTGAATATGCCCGTCACAGCATGTCACGTGCAGGATGAGATATCTGCTGTGTGTCTTCCCCTCTCATTCCACTGCTAAAGGGCCAACGCTACATCTTGCTCATTGTTTCACTCCTCTAACACTCAATCCATGACGAATGAACTAACTAGTACTCTAGTAGTCCTCTTAGTAACAATCAGGCAGGACCTTTTAGAAGAAATCTGACACTCCAGCTTTTCTCTGATCTCACCTTTCAGTCTGATTGAACTAAAGACTTATCTGTGCATGTTTTACCAGGGAGACATAATTTAATCCAGAGATGTGTCATCACATACTCTTACATACtctgccatttaaaaattctgctcAGATGGGGGAAGGAGACAGGTGTGCTTTCTGACAGTCCCACTGTTTTGCACTTCTAGTACTCACTGGCTTCTCTCTCAGTGCCTTCCTTAAACCCTTCCTCTCTTAACAAGGAAACAGGATAACAAAGTAATTAAGAGCCTGGGTTCTGCCTATCTGTGAAAGAGAAACATAACcaaggacatagagaatagactggtggttgccaagggggaggcggtgggagagggttggattgggagtttaggattagcagattcaaaCTGGTGTATATACAGGATGGAGAAACAAAAAGGTCctacgtgggacttccctggtggcgcagtggttaagaatatgcctgccaatgcatgggacacgggttcgagccctggtccgggaagatcccacatgccgtggagcaactaagcccgtgcgccacaactactgagcctgctctgtAGAGCCTGCGagttacaactactgaagcccgtgtaccacaactactgaagtccatgcacctagagcccgtgctccgcaacaagagaagccaccacaataagaagcccacgcacctcaaaaAAGCCTCCACtcagtgcaactagagaaagcctgcgtgtagcaacgaagacccaacacagccaaaaataaaaaaataaataaatacatttattaaaaaaaaagtggatgtatttaaaaaaccccaaaaaggtactactgtatagcacagggaactatgttcaatatcctgtgataaactgtaatggaaaagaatatgtaaaagaatgtatataaatgtataactgagtcactttcctgtacagcagtaattaacacaacactgtaattctactatacatcaataaaaaataaaatttaaaaaaactgccaTAAAAATCATCAcataagggggacttccctggtggtccagtggttaagacttcgccttccaatggagggggtgagggttcgatccctggtcggggagctaagatcccacatgccttgtggccaaaaaaccaaaacataaaacagaagcaatactgtaacaaattcgataaagactttaaaaatagtcgacatcaaaaaaatcttttaaaaaaaatcacataaatcagaaacaaatgaaacataataaagtccatacattaaaaaaaagagcatgggTTCTGGTCACATCCCAGCTTACCACTTACTTATAGCTGTGTAATTTTGGGTAACTCACATAATGTCTCCTCAgactcctcatctataaaaaggggGTGGTAATAATTCCCTACCTCATAGTGTTGCTGTAATCCATAAACACGGTTAAGTGCCTTGGTAAATGTTTGAGGCTCGCTGGTTATTGTGAATTAAAATATGTCAATGGCTTCTGGCCATATGATTTATAATAGTTTGACATTTAACCAAATGGCAAAACTATTCCATTTATTATTCCCATCTCTTTTTACCCCTTACCCTGTTTTGTTGTTTATGTTTTCTCCCACCACAGAGTGTTAGTTCCAGGAGAGTAAAggctttattttgttcactgctgaaagCAATAGCACCCAGAGAAGTACCGTACATATGAAGCCCTCAGTAAACACTAGCTGAATGAATGGTGCAAAGTGTCACGAGGAAAAATACACCAAAACTTTCATTGTAATAAAAAAGTATAGATAAATCTTTCTCTAATGGCTTCCAGTCAAGTATTTCAAAACACCATATGCTATAATAAAAACAtaagtaatttattaaaatttgaaggcaaaaacataattttaaaagattgtaaaAGATTTAGACCTATGTTAGGCATGATGGAGTATGGATGGTTTCTGGAAATTCACAATCAGATCCAAGAGTATCACTTTCAGAATGTTCTAGTAGACTGAGTTTACTTTTAGTTGTCTTTGATGAAACAGTCACTATTCTACTCTCTTTCttaacagaaatgtgttttttcGAAGACTCACTTCTAATTGGTTCATTAAGCAAAGAATTATTTTGCCCAATTCCTTTGCTTTTCTGCTTTACAGGTGAGTCAGTGCAGGAATGCAGGTCCTTCCCAGGTTGTTCCTTAGCAGAGtattttttggtatattcacctgctttgctcattttctctgaagaagacctGCTATTTCTAGataattcctcttcttttctttgactTCCAGTTCCAGAAATGATGTCTGCTGAAGGAGAGCATGTTCTAGCAATGAAATCTTCAAAAGACTCGTGCCGCTGCTCTGTGACTGGGACCCCCAGGTTGTCTTTGGAAGTTTCTAAGGCTTCCTGACTAGAGACTGGGACATGGAAGGAGTCGAGAGGCAAAGGAATCCCAGCATCACCTGTAATTTTTTGAAACTGGagggaaagacaaaagacaagaCAAAAATTCAGTGATGAACAAAGCCAACCATTAAAAAGTAGAGTTCAAACTTCAATGTTACTCTGTGATCTTATTATTAACACAGTCAATTGATTATTCAGAAGATTTCAGAGCCAgttttttctaattatatcttGCCAAGTGATTCTCAGCTTAACCTAGCTATATCCAAGGCTATGTCCTCTACATTTTCAGACTTTGGTGATTGGGGTAGTTATTACCCATTTCCTTTCCCTCACTAAAAATGAAACTCTACtctgtaagaaaattaatttcttttctatcCTCCAGGCACatgtaaacagcatatagtttGTGACCAGACTGTGTTCTCAAGCTGTCAGTTCCCAAGACCAGTCTGAGATTGGCTGAGGTGGGCGAAGGGGGTTCCAAGTAAGGCTAGAGGAAAAGCTGACAGGTTTCCCCTCCCATTCCCATGACCAGGTGAGTCACTATAATATCTTACATATTAGCTATGTCAagattacttattttaaaaattatatcagtaCGTGTACCTTCATTAGTGTTCCTTCATTGTAAGCTGACTGCATACAAATAGAAACCTAGATAAAATATGAATAGAATAGAcatttatacaatttaaaatttggaatattttctttaatgttttctttcttcattaaggAGAGTTTGCTTTAACTCATAAATTTTCTAAAGAACTTCCAGTTTTCTTATGTACGACAATACAGTATCATGAAATGGGCCCACATTTACTAATCTCAGATTTGGAGAGGACCCCAGAGTCTTCTAGCTCCCGAGCATATGAACTATTAGAGACTGACCATTATTATTCTCTCTCtgacttggtcatttcctttttgCTAATCACTCTTAGAATCATTAAGTGCTGTCCTGTCCACTTACTTGGAGATTTTGCATTTGTACTGGGGCACTCTGCTTtgattctgatttttcttcttcaagtgccttcttttcttctttaggtaGACTACT of Balaenoptera ricei isolate mBalRic1 chromosome 8, mBalRic1.hap2, whole genome shotgun sequence contains these proteins:
- the LOC132369643 gene encoding centrosomal protein of 78 kDa-like — translated: MIPDDEGVLGSTENSFQKFHASLDLLKDAGLGQLATMAGIDQSDFHLLGRLQMNSTVSSLPKEEKKALEEEKSESKQSAPVQMQNLQFQKITGDAGIPLPLDSFHVPVSSQEALETSKDNLGVPVTEQRHESFEDFIARTCSPSADIISGTGSQRKEEELSRNSRSSSEKMSKAGEYTKKYSAKEQPGKDLHSCTDSPVKQKSKGIGQNNSLLNEPIRSESSKKHISVKKESRIVTVSSKTTKSKLSLLEHSESDTLGSDCEFPETIHTPSCLT